Proteins co-encoded in one uncultured Draconibacterium sp. genomic window:
- a CDS encoding altronate dehydratase family protein has translation MADFIKINPTDNVMIALKDFSAGEIIEVDEQKLTVVGDVPKGHKIALTAIAENEDIIKYGAPIGHATQAIEAGEHIHVQNLKTNLSGTINYSFDQKLNELAVAERELTFEGYKRSNGKVGIRNELWIVPTVGCVNGQAQQIIDLFKQEVNPTDIDGVEVFKHSYGCSQLGDDHVNTQKALADVINHPNAGGVFVLGLGCENNQIDHLKKFIGDFDESRVRFLASQDVEDEVETGLEILKEIYEVMHTDKREAVPLSELNIGLKCGGSDGFSGITANPLVGAFSDFLVAQGGTTILTEVPEMFGAETLLMERAQNKEVFDKTVSLINDFKAYYLQHNLPVYENPSPGNKKGGISTLEDKSLGCTQKGGTATVVDVLKYAEPLKTKGLNLLSAPGNDLVAASALGFSGCQMVLFTTGRGTPFGSFVPTMKISTNSDLFNKKKNWIDFNAGTLLEGKTMDEVLEDFVQFIIEVASGKQLNHEKTGFKEIAIFKTGVTL, from the coding sequence ATGGCAGACTTCATAAAAATAAATCCAACCGACAATGTGATGATCGCCTTAAAAGATTTTTCGGCAGGTGAAATCATTGAGGTTGACGAACAGAAACTTACGGTTGTTGGTGATGTTCCGAAAGGGCACAAAATTGCACTTACTGCTATTGCCGAAAACGAGGATATTATTAAGTATGGTGCGCCGATTGGTCATGCTACACAAGCCATCGAAGCCGGAGAACACATACATGTTCAGAATCTGAAAACAAATCTTTCGGGCACCATCAATTATTCGTTCGATCAGAAATTAAACGAACTGGCGGTTGCTGAACGAGAGCTTACTTTCGAGGGCTACAAACGTAGTAATGGCAAGGTGGGAATCCGTAACGAACTGTGGATTGTACCAACAGTTGGTTGTGTAAATGGACAGGCGCAGCAGATCATCGATTTGTTTAAGCAGGAAGTAAATCCTACCGATATTGATGGGGTAGAAGTGTTTAAACACAGCTATGGTTGCTCGCAACTGGGCGACGATCATGTGAACACGCAGAAAGCACTGGCAGATGTGATCAATCATCCGAATGCCGGTGGTGTTTTTGTGTTGGGGCTGGGCTGCGAGAATAACCAGATCGATCACCTGAAAAAGTTTATCGGCGATTTCGACGAAAGCCGTGTTCGCTTTTTAGCATCGCAGGATGTAGAGGATGAAGTGGAAACCGGACTGGAGATTTTGAAAGAAATCTATGAAGTGATGCACACCGATAAGCGAGAAGCGGTTCCGTTGTCGGAGTTGAATATTGGATTAAAATGTGGAGGTTCGGATGGTTTTTCAGGAATTACTGCCAACCCGTTGGTGGGAGCTTTCTCCGATTTTCTGGTGGCGCAGGGTGGAACAACTATTCTTACCGAAGTTCCTGAAATGTTTGGTGCCGAAACCTTGCTGATGGAGCGTGCTCAAAACAAGGAAGTTTTTGATAAAACGGTGAGTCTGATCAACGATTTTAAGGCTTATTATCTGCAACATAATTTGCCTGTTTACGAAAATCCATCGCCGGGAAATAAAAAGGGTGGTATTTCAACCCTCGAAGATAAATCGCTGGGATGTACCCAAAAAGGAGGTACTGCAACAGTGGTTGATGTGTTAAAATATGCCGAGCCTTTAAAAACAAAAGGATTGAATTTGTTGTCGGCACCCGGAAACGATTTGGTGGCTGCATCGGCACTCGGATTTAGCGGTTGCCAGATGGTATTGTTTACCACCGGTCGTGGAACACCGTTTGGTAGTTTTGTGCCTACCATGAAAATTTCTACCAATTCTGATTTGTTCAACAAAAAGAAAAACTGGATAGATTTTAACGCTGGAACTTTGCTCGAAGGCAAAACCATGGACGAAGTGCTTGAAGACTTTGTTCAGTTTATAATTGAAGTTGCCAGTGGCAAACAATTAAATCACGAAAAAACAGGTTTTAAAGAAATTGCTATCTTTAAAACCGGCGTAACGCTATAG
- a CDS encoding sodium-translocating pyrophosphatase: MSSIFIIVPFASILALVFAWIFFKSMMKNSEGTDRMKEIAQYVREGAMAYLKRQYKVVGIVFVILFILLTIMAYFGVQNPFVPIAFLTGGFFSGLCGFLGMKTATFASARTAHGASKSLNKGLQVAFRSGAVMGLIVVGFALLDIAAWYFFLSEVVFTPEHMANGAEFLGLHFVHGSADYVTNGVINAVGQREKLIEITVTMLTFGMGASTQALFARVGGGIYTKAADVGADLVGKVEAGIPEDDPRNPATIADNVGDNVGDVAGMGADLYESYAGSILATAALGAALPVVVLSDTGIDPIKAVTAPMIVAAIGIILSIVGIFMVRTKESATQKNLLNALLIGTGGSSFLILLAMAGMAYLGWVTWGVFWAVIIGLAAGVIIGQATEYFTSDEYKPTKGIAEQAQQGPATTIIDGLAVGMYSTWIPVVTIVLGIMGSFWAAGGAEHFAMGVYGIGFAAVGMLSTLGITLATDAFGPIADNAGGNAEMAELPPEVRERTDALDMLGNTTAATGKGFAIGSAALTAMALISAYMEEIRLWFGKIAKAGEGFVTKGSYIFYNDVAPAAHDGMQAIKISTASVKDFTAAYDVTLFNPLFLGGLFLGSMMAFLFSAMTMKAVGRAAGAMVDEVRRQFRDIKGILEGTATPEYAKCVEISTKGAQKEMLVPSLVAIIVPVIVGATMGVAGVIGLLAGGLTAGFTLAVFMNNAGGAWDNAKKYIEKGNYGGKGSEAHHAGVVGDTVGDPFKDTSGPSLNILIKLMTMVSVVMAGLTVTLSLL, translated from the coding sequence ATGAGCAGCATATTTATAATAGTGCCATTTGCCTCTATTTTGGCATTGGTATTTGCCTGGATATTCTTCAAATCAATGATGAAGAATTCAGAAGGTACTGACCGGATGAAAGAAATTGCACAATACGTTCGCGAAGGTGCAATGGCTTATCTGAAGAGACAGTACAAGGTTGTAGGAATTGTATTTGTAATACTCTTTATTCTACTAACAATTATGGCATATTTTGGCGTTCAAAATCCATTTGTGCCCATCGCATTTCTAACTGGTGGTTTTTTCTCTGGCCTTTGTGGATTTTTGGGAATGAAAACGGCAACATTTGCTTCGGCACGTACAGCACACGGAGCATCTAAATCGTTAAACAAAGGTTTACAGGTTGCTTTCCGAAGTGGCGCAGTGATGGGGTTAATCGTTGTAGGATTTGCATTGTTAGATATCGCAGCCTGGTACTTTTTTTTAAGTGAAGTTGTATTTACACCCGAGCATATGGCGAATGGTGCTGAATTCTTAGGGCTTCATTTTGTTCACGGAAGTGCCGATTATGTAACCAATGGTGTAATAAATGCCGTAGGTCAAAGAGAAAAATTAATTGAGATAACAGTTACCATGTTAACCTTTGGTATGGGAGCTTCTACCCAGGCATTATTTGCTCGTGTTGGTGGAGGTATTTATACTAAAGCTGCCGATGTAGGTGCTGACCTTGTTGGAAAAGTGGAAGCTGGTATTCCGGAAGACGATCCGCGTAACCCTGCAACTATTGCCGATAACGTTGGTGATAATGTTGGTGACGTTGCTGGTATGGGAGCCGACCTTTACGAATCATACGCAGGCTCTATTTTGGCAACTGCTGCTCTTGGTGCCGCTCTTCCTGTAGTGGTTCTTTCCGATACAGGTATCGATCCGATTAAAGCTGTTACAGCTCCTATGATTGTTGCTGCCATTGGAATTATCCTTTCCATTGTGGGAATCTTTATGGTTCGGACCAAAGAATCTGCTACACAAAAGAACTTATTGAATGCGCTGTTGATTGGTACCGGAGGAAGTTCATTTTTGATTCTTCTTGCAATGGCCGGAATGGCTTACCTTGGTTGGGTAACCTGGGGAGTTTTCTGGGCTGTGATTATTGGATTGGCTGCCGGTGTTATTATCGGGCAGGCTACTGAATATTTTACTTCTGATGAATATAAACCTACAAAAGGTATTGCTGAACAAGCGCAGCAAGGACCTGCAACTACTATTATTGACGGTTTAGCTGTTGGTATGTACTCAACCTGGATACCGGTTGTAACCATTGTACTTGGTATTATGGGATCATTCTGGGCAGCAGGTGGAGCAGAACACTTTGCGATGGGTGTTTACGGAATTGGTTTTGCTGCTGTAGGTATGTTATCTACACTGGGTATTACGTTGGCTACCGATGCATTCGGACCTATTGCTGATAACGCAGGAGGTAACGCTGAAATGGCTGAACTGCCACCAGAAGTACGTGAACGTACTGATGCTTTGGATATGCTCGGAAACACTACGGCTGCAACCGGTAAAGGTTTTGCTATTGGTTCTGCCGCATTAACTGCTATGGCTCTTATTTCGGCCTATATGGAAGAAATAAGATTGTGGTTTGGAAAAATAGCTAAAGCCGGCGAAGGTTTTGTTACCAAAGGATCATATATATTCTATAATGATGTTGCTCCGGCTGCGCATGATGGAATGCAGGCAATTAAGATTTCAACTGCATCTGTAAAAGATTTTACGGCTGCTTACGACGTTACTCTTTTTAATCCCCTGTTTTTAGGTGGTCTTTTCTTAGGTTCAATGATGGCATTTTTGTTTAGTGCAATGACAATGAAAGCTGTTGGTCGTGCAGCGGGAGCAATGGTTGATGAAGTTCGCCGCCAGTTCCGCGATATTAAGGGAATTCTTGAAGGAACAGCTACACCTGAATATGCAAAATGTGTTGAAATTTCAACTAAAGGAGCACAGAAAGAAATGTTGGTACCTTCATTAGTAGCAATTATAGTTCCTGTTATTGTTGGAGCTACAATGGGTGTTGCCGGTGTTATTGGTTTATTGGCTGGTGGTTTAACTGCCGGTTTTACATTAGCTGTGTTTATGAACAACGCTGGTGGTGCCTGGGATAACGCTAAAAAGTACATTGAAAAAGGAAACTACGGTGGAAAAGGAAGTGAAGCTCACCATGCCGGTGTTGTTGGCGATACCGTTGGCGATCCTTTTAAAGATACTTCAGGTCCTTCGTTGAATATTTTGATTAAACTGATGACTATGGTCTCGGTTGTAATGGCCGGTTTAACTGTAACTTTAAGTTTGCTGTAA
- a CDS encoding dihydroorotate dehydrogenase-like protein — MANLTTTYMGVELKNPLILGASNLVSKPDVIKQIEEAGIGAIVYRSLFEEQIQLESLQMDELLSEYEERNAEMTDLFPGLKHAGPKEHLYNVEKLVKSVDVPVFASLNAIYEPTWVEYAQELEKTGVAGLEINLYAIPGYFEVTGESIEDKQVQIVKAIKQVVKIPVSVKMSLFYTNPLNFIKKVDEAGADGYVLFNRFFQPEIDIEKEEYFYPWELSNPKDHMVGLRYAGLLYGNVEGSVCISRGIYDANDVIKMLLAGADVVQMVSTIYRNSPSVVSDILMDINKWMDDKGYKSLDDFRGKLSRKSMKDPFAYQRAQYVDILTKSEDIFKKYPMV; from the coding sequence ATGGCAAATCTTACAACAACTTATATGGGTGTAGAGCTAAAAAATCCACTCATACTTGGAGCAAGTAACTTAGTATCAAAACCCGATGTAATTAAACAAATTGAAGAAGCCGGAATTGGTGCAATCGTATATCGTTCACTTTTTGAAGAGCAAATTCAGTTGGAAAGCCTTCAAATGGATGAACTTCTTAGCGAATATGAAGAGCGTAATGCAGAAATGACCGATCTTTTTCCGGGGCTAAAACACGCCGGACCAAAAGAGCATTTATATAATGTGGAGAAATTGGTAAAAAGTGTTGATGTTCCTGTATTTGCAAGTTTAAATGCTATTTACGAACCTACATGGGTTGAGTATGCTCAGGAGCTGGAGAAAACTGGTGTAGCAGGTTTGGAAATAAATTTATATGCAATACCTGGTTACTTTGAGGTTACAGGTGAATCGATAGAGGACAAACAAGTGCAAATTGTAAAGGCTATTAAGCAAGTGGTAAAGATACCTGTAAGTGTGAAGATGAGTTTGTTTTACACCAATCCATTGAACTTTATTAAAAAGGTTGACGAAGCGGGTGCTGATGGTTATGTGCTGTTTAACCGCTTTTTCCAACCAGAAATAGATATTGAAAAAGAAGAATATTTCTATCCGTGGGAATTGAGCAATCCAAAAGATCACATGGTTGGTTTGCGTTATGCAGGTTTGTTGTATGGAAATGTTGAGGGAAGTGTTTGTATTAGCCGTGGCATTTACGATGCGAACGATGTAATAAAAATGCTACTTGCCGGAGCCGATGTGGTACAAATGGTAAGTACTATTTATCGTAATTCACCATCAGTAGTTTCTGATATTCTCATGGATATTAATAAATGGATGGACGACAAAGGATACAAATCGCTTGATGATTTCAGAGGAAAACTGTCGCGCAAAAGTATGAAAGACCCGTTTGCATATCAACGGGCACAATATGTGGATATACTAACAAAATCGGAAGATATTTTCAAAAAATATCCGATGGTATAA
- a CDS encoding TldD/PmbA family protein produces the protein MTKEEKYTLAKWAMNHALENGAQEVSVNISNNQSSSVEVREEKIDKLEQALQSNLSIRLFVDNKYSSHSTSRLNKEDLARFIEEAIEGTKYLSEDEFRTLPDPELYYKGNGQDLGSLDENFGNVDPEEKIQAAFAAEKEILGSNERIISVSSSYYDGLNERVMVNSNGFEGDTANSYFGIYTNVSVKGDGDARPEFGWGETSIKYNDLKKTGTGTTALKRALDKIGAEKIESGTMPMIVENRVVSRIFSPLMNALDGSAIQQKNSFLIDKLGEKVASEKLTLTDDPFIIGGRGSRLFDGEGIATKKSKVFEKGVLKRYYIDTYYGKKLGMDPNSGSTTNLVFEAGDKDLDALIASVKKGIFVTGFNGGNSNGSTGDFSYGIEGFLVENGKLVKPVTEMNITGNMKTLWANIGEIGNDVREDSSWRTPSILFNDVEFSGL, from the coding sequence ATGACAAAAGAAGAAAAATATACATTGGCAAAATGGGCTATGAATCATGCATTGGAGAACGGAGCCCAGGAGGTAAGCGTAAACATATCGAACAACCAAAGTAGCAGTGTTGAAGTGCGCGAAGAAAAAATTGACAAACTGGAACAGGCGCTGCAAAGCAACTTGTCTATTCGTTTGTTTGTCGACAATAAATACTCATCGCACTCCACCAGCCGCCTAAATAAAGAAGACCTGGCACGGTTTATTGAAGAAGCTATCGAAGGCACAAAATACCTTTCGGAAGATGAATTCAGAACACTACCCGATCCTGAATTGTATTACAAAGGTAACGGACAAGATTTGGGGTCGTTAGATGAAAATTTTGGGAACGTTGATCCGGAAGAAAAAATACAGGCTGCCTTTGCTGCCGAGAAAGAAATTCTGGGAAGTAACGAGCGTATTATATCGGTATCCAGTAGTTACTACGATGGCTTGAACGAGCGCGTAATGGTAAACAGCAATGGTTTCGAGGGAGACACAGCCAACTCGTACTTTGGCATATACACCAACGTTTCAGTAAAAGGCGATGGCGATGCCCGCCCTGAATTTGGCTGGGGAGAAACTTCGATAAAATACAATGACCTGAAAAAAACAGGAACCGGAACAACCGCACTAAAACGAGCACTTGATAAAATTGGTGCTGAAAAAATTGAATCGGGAACTATGCCGATGATCGTTGAAAATCGTGTGGTAAGTCGAATTTTCAGCCCGCTGATGAATGCACTTGACGGGTCGGCTATCCAGCAAAAAAATTCATTCCTTATCGATAAACTCGGAGAAAAAGTAGCTTCGGAGAAATTAACACTAACCGACGATCCGTTTATTATCGGAGGCCGTGGTTCGCGCCTGTTCGATGGCGAAGGTATTGCCACCAAAAAGAGTAAGGTTTTTGAAAAAGGCGTTTTGAAAAGATACTACATCGACACCTATTACGGCAAAAAACTGGGAATGGATCCTAATAGCGGCTCTACAACCAACCTCGTTTTTGAAGCCGGCGATAAAGACCTCGACGCATTAATTGCCTCGGTTAAAAAAGGAATTTTTGTTACCGGTTTTAACGGTGGTAACAGCAATGGATCAACCGGTGATTTCTCGTATGGTATTGAAGGATTTTTAGTCGAGAATGGCAAGCTTGTTAAACCGGTTACAGAAATGAACATTACCGGAAACATGAAAACCTTATGGGCAAACATTGGAGAAATTGGGAACGATGTGCGGGAAGATTCTTCATGGCGCACACCGTCGATTCTGTTCAACGATGTTGAGTTTAGTGGATTGTAA
- a CDS encoding TldD/PmbA family protein yields MKIARRDFIKTSGMFAAGSMVLPPFVQSCQNVQISANVKSYLDHFEVTTEMLQKVIATAMSKGGDYADLFFEHKISNSLALEDGKVNRAYSNIDFGVGIRVLKGDQTGFAYSENITLEDMLNAAKMAANIANSSPSFNAADYNEKLPANYYKISKKWEDVSVKDKVPFVQKVNDEIFGLDEKVIKVNAGMSDESSYVMFYNSEGRFTYDYRPMVSFYAVCVMQEGEQIENAYSARSVRRGFEWLSDDLVEELANEAVEKTNLLFKAGKPKAGEMPVVLGAGGSGILLHEAIGHTFEADFNRKGTSIFSDKLNKKVAENFINIIDDGTLPNDRGAINIDDEGNDVQKTYMVKDGVLNSYLHDRISAKYYGVEPTGNGRRESFRHMPIPRMRSTYMENGPHTTEEIFAAVDYGVYVDNFSNGEVKIGAGDFTFFVKSGYIIENGKLTTPIKDINIVGNGPQALADISMAANDYKNDSGTWTCGKDGQSVPVTLGLPTVLVKKMTVGGTNA; encoded by the coding sequence ATGAAAATTGCCAGACGTGATTTTATTAAAACAAGTGGTATGTTTGCAGCGGGAAGTATGGTTTTACCTCCCTTTGTGCAATCGTGCCAAAACGTACAAATTTCAGCAAACGTGAAAAGTTATTTAGATCATTTTGAAGTGACTACCGAAATGTTGCAAAAAGTTATTGCAACAGCTATGAGCAAAGGCGGCGATTATGCCGACTTATTTTTTGAACACAAAATTTCCAACAGCCTGGCGCTTGAAGACGGAAAAGTAAACCGCGCATATTCCAACATCGACTTTGGAGTTGGTATTCGGGTGCTAAAAGGCGACCAAACCGGTTTTGCCTATTCCGAAAATATTACCCTCGAAGACATGCTAAATGCCGCGAAAATGGCAGCCAACATTGCCAACAGCAGCCCCAGTTTTAATGCTGCCGATTACAACGAAAAACTACCCGCCAACTATTACAAAATTTCGAAAAAGTGGGAAGATGTTTCGGTGAAAGACAAAGTGCCTTTTGTACAAAAGGTAAACGATGAAATATTTGGCCTCGACGAAAAGGTAATAAAAGTAAATGCAGGAATGAGCGACGAAAGCAGTTACGTAATGTTTTACAACTCGGAAGGGCGCTTTACTTACGATTACCGACCAATGGTCAGCTTTTATGCAGTTTGCGTTATGCAAGAGGGTGAACAAATCGAGAATGCTTATTCTGCACGATCGGTTCGCCGTGGTTTTGAATGGCTCTCCGACGACTTGGTTGAAGAACTGGCTAACGAAGCCGTTGAAAAAACCAATCTGCTGTTTAAAGCCGGAAAACCCAAAGCCGGTGAAATGCCTGTAGTTTTAGGAGCCGGAGGTTCGGGAATCTTACTTCACGAAGCCATTGGCCATACCTTTGAAGCCGATTTCAACCGAAAAGGAACATCTATTTTTAGCGACAAACTGAACAAAAAAGTTGCCGAGAATTTTATCAATATCATCGATGATGGTACGCTGCCAAACGACCGCGGTGCCATTAACATCGACGATGAAGGAAACGATGTGCAAAAAACCTACATGGTAAAAGACGGTGTTTTAAACAGCTACCTGCACGACCGAATCAGTGCCAAATATTATGGTGTTGAACCAACAGGTAACGGACGTCGCGAATCGTTCCGTCACATGCCAATTCCACGAATGCGATCAACCTACATGGAAAATGGTCCGCACACCACCGAAGAGATTTTTGCTGCGGTTGACTACGGTGTTTATGTCGACAATTTCAGCAATGGCGAGGTTAAAATCGGTGCCGGCGACTTTACCTTCTTTGTAAAATCGGGTTACATTATCGAAAACGGCAAACTCACCACTCCTATCAAAGACATTAATATTGTTGGTAACGGGCCTCAGGCTTTGGCCGATATTTCGATGGCTGCCAACGACTACAAAAACGACAGCGGCACCTGGACCTGTGGAAAAGACGGACAATCGGTTCCGGTAACACTTGGCCTGCCAACTGTTTTGGTGAAGAAGATGACCGTTGGAGGAACAAATGCATAG
- a CDS encoding glutamine synthetase beta-grasp domain-containing protein encodes MKSKLEYIWLDGSVPTQQLRAKTRVADNFSGKLEDCPVWSFDGSSTNQAGGGASDLLLKPVFICPDPDRKNAYLVLTEVLNPDGTAHETNGRAHIEEEDEDFWFGYEQEYFLYDPQTRLPLGFPAGGFPEPQGPYYCGVGGSKAFGRAIVEEHFDLCLEAGLNVEGINAEVAAGQWEFQIFAKGAHNAGDQIWMARFLLERTAEKYGVDVEWHPKPLGKDLDWNGSGMHANFSNGLMRTCGDEKVFTAICEEFGKNIKEHIDVYGAYNDQRLTGLHETQSIHEFSYGVSDRGASIRIPVGTVEDGWKGRLEDRRPSSNGDPYKIGARIIKTVHAAKV; translated from the coding sequence ATGAAATCAAAATTGGAATACATTTGGTTGGACGGAAGTGTACCAACTCAGCAGCTTAGAGCTAAAACACGTGTAGCAGATAATTTTAGCGGTAAACTGGAAGACTGTCCAGTATGGTCTTTCGATGGATCTTCAACTAACCAGGCTGGTGGCGGTGCTTCTGACCTTCTTTTGAAGCCTGTTTTCATTTGTCCTGATCCGGACCGTAAAAATGCTTACCTTGTTTTAACTGAAGTTCTAAATCCTGATGGAACAGCTCACGAAACCAATGGTCGCGCTCATATCGAAGAAGAAGATGAAGATTTCTGGTTTGGTTACGAGCAAGAGTATTTCCTTTATGATCCACAAACTCGTTTGCCTTTAGGTTTCCCTGCAGGAGGTTTTCCTGAGCCACAAGGACCTTACTACTGTGGTGTAGGTGGTTCTAAAGCTTTCGGTCGTGCAATTGTTGAAGAGCATTTCGATCTTTGTTTGGAAGCTGGTTTGAATGTTGAAGGTATTAACGCTGAGGTTGCTGCCGGACAGTGGGAATTCCAGATTTTTGCTAAAGGTGCACACAACGCTGGTGACCAAATTTGGATGGCTCGTTTCCTTTTAGAGCGTACTGCTGAAAAATATGGTGTTGATGTTGAGTGGCATCCAAAACCTCTTGGAAAAGACCTTGACTGGAACGGTTCAGGTATGCACGCAAACTTCTCTAACGGTTTGATGAGAACTTGTGGCGACGAAAAAGTATTTACTGCAATTTGCGAAGAATTCGGTAAAAACATTAAAGAGCATATCGATGTTTACGGTGCATACAACGATCAGCGACTGACTGGTTTGCACGAAACTCAATCAATTCATGAATTTAGCTATGGTGTTTCAGACCGTGGTGCTTCTATCCGTATTCCTGTAGGAACTGTAGAAGATGGCTGGAAAGGTCGTTTGGAAGACCGTCGTCCTTCTTCAAATGGTGATCCTTATAAAATTGGAGCAAGAATTATTAAAACTGTTCATGCTGCAAAAGTTTAA
- a CDS encoding histidinol-phosphate transaminase: MLEKQIEIKHHLFEETSHSPSLIDIVGEEQLDDVVDFCFIENPYFPGEALLQKLQDKLPEVIKAYPSSNPKLAQQDLAAVLHVKPDYLVLGNGATELITIIQNNFVEDMGIPVPTFSEYIDKIQNLEKVKLFQLPADKQYQLNLEEYADWLVDEKISSALIINPGNPTGQLLSVEKITNFLNRMKHLKLVLLDESFIDFAGEEIPSLMPVVEQFDNLIIVRSMSKHCGVPGLRLGYCCTANEYYLKQIKNALPVWNINTLAEYFLTQLKYTDVEYHKARKHVISDVRKLHVDLCKIEGYEVYPSNSNFILLKIKFEMSAYDLQMKLLQDFGVYVRDCSNKIGLDNKHIRIASKGRDKDQLLIHALKTVAEEL; encoded by the coding sequence ATGCTTGAGAAACAAATTGAAATAAAACATCACTTGTTTGAGGAGACTTCGCATTCGCCATCGTTAATTGATATTGTTGGTGAAGAACAGCTGGACGATGTAGTGGACTTTTGTTTCATTGAAAATCCTTATTTCCCCGGAGAGGCCCTCCTACAGAAGCTTCAGGATAAATTACCCGAAGTAATAAAAGCTTATCCTTCGAGCAATCCGAAACTTGCGCAGCAGGATTTAGCTGCCGTTTTGCATGTGAAACCCGACTACCTGGTTTTAGGAAATGGTGCCACCGAACTGATCACGATTATTCAAAACAATTTTGTTGAGGATATGGGAATTCCTGTTCCTACTTTTAGCGAATACATCGATAAGATTCAGAACCTGGAAAAGGTGAAATTATTTCAGTTACCTGCTGATAAACAGTATCAGCTGAATTTGGAAGAATATGCCGATTGGCTGGTTGACGAAAAAATTTCTTCGGCACTAATTATTAATCCCGGAAATCCAACGGGGCAGTTGCTTTCGGTTGAAAAAATAACCAACTTTTTAAACCGCATGAAGCATTTAAAACTGGTATTGCTTGATGAGTCGTTTATTGATTTTGCAGGCGAAGAAATTCCAAGTCTCATGCCTGTGGTTGAACAGTTTGATAACTTGATAATTGTGCGCAGCATGAGTAAACATTGTGGTGTGCCGGGGTTGCGATTGGGTTATTGCTGCACCGCCAACGAATATTACCTTAAGCAAATAAAAAATGCATTGCCTGTTTGGAACATAAACACGCTGGCCGAGTACTTTTTAACGCAGCTAAAGTATACCGATGTTGAATATCACAAGGCTCGCAAACATGTTATTTCAGACGTGCGGAAACTACACGTTGATTTGTGTAAAATTGAAGGATACGAGGTGTACCCGTCAAACAGTAATTTTATTTTGCTGAAAATAAAGTTTGAGATGAGCGCATACGATTTGCAAATGAAATTGCTACAGGATTTTGGCGTGTACGTGCGCGATTGTTCCAATAAAATCGGGCTCGATAATAAACACATCCGAATTGCATCAAAAGGGCGTGATAAAGATCAGTTGCTAATTCATGCGCTGAAAACGGTTGCGGAAGAGTTATAA